Part of the Muntiacus reevesi chromosome 8, mMunRee1.1, whole genome shotgun sequence genome is shown below.
GAGCATCGGCCCCCCTCCTCTAGCCCCCCACAGTTACGGGCCTGCCTGGGGGATGCAACCACACACAGGCCAGGCGGCTGTGCCTCGATATTTGAGTCATGACTGAGCCAACCAGCCACTAATAATATCAGCTCTATCCTCCCACCTGACACATTCATTTCCACAAAGACCTGGGGGCCAAGTCAGACCTCAggaaatttaaagtttatttatattttaaaaaaaaagaataagagtggatatatgtaaacatataactgattcattttgttgaatAGCAAAAACTAACCCAtctttgtaaagcaagtatcaATATACTACaatgaaaatcaatttttaaagaaagtaaaaaaaaatagaacggAAATtaagtcaaggtgttggcagtaTGACTCATGTTTCAGTCTCCCGTAAATGGCCCTGCACTGGCAGAAATGGTGACCAGCAGGCTTTGTACTCAGTAGGTGCTTAATTGGTTGGCTAAAGGaatcatattaaaagcagagacattactttggcaacaaagttccatctagtcaaggctatggtttttccagtgatcatgtatggatgtgagagttggaccataaagaaagctgagtgccgaagaactgatgcttttgaactgtggtgttggagaagactcttaagagccccttggatggcaaggagatccaaccagaccatcctaaaggagatcagtcctgggtgttcattggaaggactgattgtgaagctgaaactccaatactttggccacctgatgcaaagagctgactcattggaaaagaccctgatgctgggagggattgggggcaggaagagaaggggatgacagaggatgagatgactggatggcatcaccgactcagtggacatgggtttgggtggactctgggagttggtgttggacagaggcctggtgtgctgcagttcatggggtcacaaagagtcggacacgactgagcgactgaactgaactgaaaggaatcaAATTGAAACTGTGGGTGGAGGTCCCCTGAGAACACGACCACGTGAACATGAGACAGCACTGAGACCCACGGAAGGATGACAGGCACAACCTGGTCCCCCTCCATCTCCTGAGGGAGAGGGAAGGTGCATCTCTTGAGTGGATGCAGGAGGTGGCGTCTACATCACACCCTCCATTGCACGTTGCGGGCTCTCACAGCTGAGACCCAGAAAGGGGACCGGCTGGCCCTGTCTTAGAGAAAAGATGCCcattttatctttaatatgtAGTAGAATTAGTTGTTCTTCTAAATGGACTGCTAGTTTGTACCATCTGACCCCATTTCCCCCACTGGGTTTGCACAGAGAGGGGTCGCCAGGGGGCACGGTCCTGGGTTCCCACACACAACATGCTTTATCGCCGGTCATGGATCTTTGAGCAGCTTTTTCAGAGTTGCCGCCTCTGGGAGGCTGACtgaggtttttttggttttgtttttgtttgtttttttattttttattttatttttttttttttttggttggcatAAATTTCCTTTAATAATTTCTACATTTCCAATAGGATTTCATTTGAGGTTTAACGTATCAAGCCAGTATTATGTTTCTCAGTTTTAGTAATTCTGGATTCCAAGTCATTTAAGCTGAAAATTGAAATGCAAAGTTTacttaagaaatttaattttcttcttctgtaacaTCTAAGtcttcatcttcttcatcatcatcttctGTTTGCTGATCCTTTCTTAGTCGACAGGTCAATACCTGTCCTGTTCCAGATACACACTTAGCTGACAAGGATCTTTGAAGAGGTGACTTCGAATTTGCTCTTACAATATCTAAACGGGATGGATAATCTTGGGGATACAGAGAATGTCGGAAAACctctaaatcttcttcttcatcaatcttttgtatattttggtaGGCAGCAGTGTAGACCTCTAAAGCTTTGCCGTGAAATAACATTTCAATAGTgataaattctgaaaatatagtctttatatcctttattttctgcttttcaaaattgTCAATAGTTTCCTCCAGATGACGAGTTGTTCGGGTAGCATCCATTGTAGCTCTTTGTAATTCAGTTTCTGCCTGTGAAATAACATGTCGATCAGATGGATTTCTCTGACGTGTTCTTTCTAACTGAGTTAACTGTTTAGCTTCTCGATTCCTTGCTGTTAATGTTGCTTTGAGATCATCTCGCTTCATTTTTACAATGGTTCCATAAGCTTTCAAAGGTTCAACTACTTTGGCTTCAAGTCTTTCAACCTCGGCTTGTCGATAATCCTGAAGTTTGGCAAACTCGTCCGCAAAGTTTTTCAGGCCCTGCTTTAAGTGCGGGGTCTCGGTAGAGGCATACACGTTGATTTCGTTCACCAGGAGATCCGCTTTGTCTCGCAGTCGGGCGGTTTTCCGCACGTAAGCAGCAAAGATCTGGCACAGTTCTCCGAAATGTTTCTCCACATTGGTGACAGCATCTTGCAGTTGTCTGGTCTGAGCATCCCGGTTTTCCAAGCTGCGCCTCAACATGCTGCCTCGCTCACTGCTGGGGACCCCGGGCTGAGGCCCAACGACAGGGTCTCGGCGCCCGGACGTGCGCCGGGGCGCGAGAGTCCGCCCCGCGCGCGCCCGCCCCCCGCGTCGCGGCCGCCGTCGCAGCCGCAGACGCGAGGGCCTCGGCGTTTCCACGGCAACGAGGCGCGCGCCCCCGCGACCGGCGTCCGGAAGCGCGGGAAGGGCCCGGATGCGGGCACGCGCGGGGCGCGCCCACCCGCGTCCGCTGACCCTCGGcgtcctttgtttgtttttttaaattgaagtataaatgACTTgcagttgtgttagtttcaagtgtggaGCAAAGTGGTTCGGTTATACATATTGTGCGTGTATGCtaagtcttgcctgactctttgcaacccatggactgtagactgctaggactctctgtccatgggattccccaggcaatactggagt
Proteins encoded:
- the LOC136173212 gene encoding CBY1-interacting BAR domain-containing protein 1 isoform X2; the protein is MLRRSLENRDAQTRQLQDAVTNVEKHFGELCQIFAAYVRKTARLRDKADLLVNEINVYASTETPHLKQGLKNFADEFAKLQDYRQAEVERLEAKVVEPLKAYGTIVKMKRDDLKATLTARNREAKQLTQLERTRQRNPSDRHVISQAETELQRATMDATRTTRHLEETIDNFEKQKIKDIKTIFSEFITIEMLFHGKALEVYTAAYQNIQKIDEEEDLEVLTCRLRKDQQTEDDDEEDEDLDVTEEEN
- the LOC136173212 gene encoding CBY1-interacting BAR domain-containing protein 1 isoform X1 — protein: MLRRSLENRDAQTRQLQDAVTNVEKHFGELCQIFAAYVRKTARLRDKADLLVNEINVYASTETPHLKQGLKNFADEFAKLQDYRQAEVERLEAKVVEPLKAYGTIVKMKRDDLKATLTARNREAKQLTQLERTRQRNPSDRHVISQAETELQRATMDATRTTRHLEETIDNFEKQKIKDIKTIFSEFITIEMLFHGKALEVYTAAYQNIQKIDEEEDLEVFRHSLYPQDYPSRLDIVRANSKSPLQRSLSAKCVSGTGQVLTCRLRKDQQTEDDDEEDEDLDVTEEEN